One window of Camelina sativa cultivar DH55 chromosome 4, Cs, whole genome shotgun sequence genomic DNA carries:
- the LOC109132407 gene encoding CTP synthase-like: MKYVLVTGGVVSGLGKGITASSVGVLLQSCGLRVTCIKIDPYLNYDAGTISPYEHGEVYVLDDGSEVDLDLGNYERFLDITLTRDNNITYGKIQQYVMDKERKGDYLGETVQIVPHITDTIREWIERVATVPVDGKEGPPDVCIIELGGTIGDNESRPFTEALSQLSYSVGPDNFCLIHVTLVPVLSAVGEQKTKPTQHSIRDLRSLRLTPNIIACRSTKVLEENVKSKLSRLCYLPV; this comes from the exons ATGAAGTACGTGCTTGTAACTGGAGGTGTTGTGAGTGGATTAGGAAAAGGTATCACTGCAAGCAGTGTTGGTGTTCTTCTTCAGTCCTGTGGTCTTCGCGTTACTTGTATCAAAATTG ATCCTTATTTGAACTATGATGCTGGAACCATATCTCCTTACGAACATGGCGAAGTGTATGTCTTGGACGATGGTAGTGAG GTGGATCTTGATCTTGGAAACTACGAGAGGTTTCTAGATATCACATTAACTCGAGATAACAACATCACTTACGGGAAGATTCAGCAG TATGTGATGGATaaagagaggaaaggagattaTTTAGGAGAGACTGTTCAG ATTGTTCCTCACATCACTGATACAATTCGAGAATGGATTGAGAGAGTTGCAACGGTTCCTGTTGATGGAAAAGAAGGTCCTCCTGATGTTTGCATCATTGAATTAGGTGGAACTATAG GAGATAATGAGTCACGGCCTTTCACTGAAGCACTTAGCCAATTATCATACAGTGTAGGGCCTGATAACTTCTGTCTGATCCATGTTACTCTCGTGCCTGTGCTCAGTGCTGTTGGTGAACAG aaaacaaaaccaacacaGCACAGCATTAGAGATCTACGAAGCTTGAGATTGACACCTAATATCATAGCTTGTCGGAGCACAAAG GTACTTGAAGAGAATgtaaaatcaaagctatctcGATTGTGCTATCTTCCGGTATGA
- the LOC104781889 gene encoding transcription factor GTE1-like isoform X1 — MSVHVKEEPVLVQNCDVENSELVVFNGNGVSELEDFGTCIDDITERVNQLEQKVVEVEHFYSTKDGAAQTNTSKSNSGGKKIAISQPNISKCNSAGKDKTKGKHVSSPELMRQFATMFRQITQNKWAWPFMEPVDVKGLGLHDYYKVIEKPMDLGTIKKKMEGSDYSNVREIYADVRLVFKNAMKYNEAKEDVYVMAQSLLQKFEEKWIHIMPKLVEEEKKQADEEAAEHANKQLTLEAAQAEMTRDLSNELYEIDLELERLRESVVQRCRKLSTQEKKGLSAALGRLSPEDLSKALKMVSESNPSFPAGAPEVELDIDVQTDVTLWRLKVFVQEALKAAANKSSGGTNAQTNNNTGEVNKNNAKRRREISDAINKASIKRAKKA; from the exons ATGTCTGTACATGTCAAG GAGGAACCTGTGCTTGTGCAAAACTGTGATGTCGAGAATTCGGAGCTTGTTGTTTTCAATGGAAATGGGGTCAGTGAGCTTGAGGATTTTGGGACTTGCATAGATGATATTACTGAAAGAGTGAATCAG CTTGAGCAAAAAGTTGTGGAGGTTGAACACTTTTACTCTACCAAAGATGGAGCAGCTCAAACTAATACTTCTAAGAGTAACTCAGGAGGGAAAAAGATTGCGATTTCTCAACCAAATATCTCGAAATGTAACTCGGCTgggaaagataaaacaaagggAAAACATGTTTCCAGCCCTGAACTTATGCGTCAATTTGCTACAATGTTTCGTCAG ATTACTCAAAATAAATGGGCATGGCCGTTCATGGAGCCTGTTGATGTTAAAGGACTTGGACTCCATGATTATTACAAG GTTATAGAGAAGCCAATGGACTTGGGAACgatcaaaaagaaaatggaggGTTCAGATTATAGCAATGTCCGGGAGATATATGCTGATGTTAGGCTAGTTTTCAAGAATGCGATGAAGTATAACgaagcaaaagaagatgtcTATGTGATGGCTCAATCTCTGTTGCAGAAATTCGAGGAGAAATGGATTCACATAATGCCTAAACTTGTAGAAGAG GAAAAGAAACAAGCAGACGAAGAAGCTGCGGAACATGCAAATAAACAGCTTACTCTGGAGGCTGCACAAGCGGAAATGACAAGGGATTTAAGCAATGAA CTATATGAGATCGATCTTGAGCTGGAGAGACTCCGGGAATCAGTAGTTCAGAGATGCAG GAAATTGTCGACTCAAGAAAAGAAGGGACTTTCTGCAGCACTAGGTCGACTCTCTCCCGAGGATCTGTCGAAAGCGTTGAAAATGGTTTCAGAAAGCAACCCGAGTTTTCCGGCTGGAGCACCAGAAGTTGAGCTTGACATCGATGTTCAG ACGGATGTTACCTTGTGGAGATTGAAGGTGTTTGTGCAAGAAGCATTGAAAGCAGCAGCTAACAAGAGCTCTGGAGGAACAAACGctcaaaccaataacaataCTGGAGAGGTCAACAAAAACAATGCGAAAAGACGGAGAGAGATCTCTGATGCAATCAACAAAGCTTCAATTAAAAGAGCTAAGAAGGCTTAA
- the LOC104781889 gene encoding transcription factor GTE1-like isoform X3 — translation MRQFATMFRQITQNKWAWPFMEPVDVKGLGLHDYYKVIEKPMDLGTIKKKMEGSDYSNVREIYADVRLVFKNAMKYNEAKEDVYVMAQSLLQKFEEKWIHIMPKLVEEEKKQADEEAAEHANKQLTLEAAQAEMTRDLSNELYEIDLELERLRESVVQRCRKLSTQEKKGLSAALGRLSPEDLSKALKMVSESNPSFPAGAPEVELDIDVQTDVTLWRLKVFVQEALKAAANKSSGGTNAQTNNNTGEVNKNNAKRRREISDAINKASIKRAKKA, via the exons ATGCGTCAATTTGCTACAATGTTTCGTCAG ATTACTCAAAATAAATGGGCATGGCCGTTCATGGAGCCTGTTGATGTTAAAGGACTTGGACTCCATGATTATTACAAG GTTATAGAGAAGCCAATGGACTTGGGAACgatcaaaaagaaaatggaggGTTCAGATTATAGCAATGTCCGGGAGATATATGCTGATGTTAGGCTAGTTTTCAAGAATGCGATGAAGTATAACgaagcaaaagaagatgtcTATGTGATGGCTCAATCTCTGTTGCAGAAATTCGAGGAGAAATGGATTCACATAATGCCTAAACTTGTAGAAGAG GAAAAGAAACAAGCAGACGAAGAAGCTGCGGAACATGCAAATAAACAGCTTACTCTGGAGGCTGCACAAGCGGAAATGACAAGGGATTTAAGCAATGAA CTATATGAGATCGATCTTGAGCTGGAGAGACTCCGGGAATCAGTAGTTCAGAGATGCAG GAAATTGTCGACTCAAGAAAAGAAGGGACTTTCTGCAGCACTAGGTCGACTCTCTCCCGAGGATCTGTCGAAAGCGTTGAAAATGGTTTCAGAAAGCAACCCGAGTTTTCCGGCTGGAGCACCAGAAGTTGAGCTTGACATCGATGTTCAG ACGGATGTTACCTTGTGGAGATTGAAGGTGTTTGTGCAAGAAGCATTGAAAGCAGCAGCTAACAAGAGCTCTGGAGGAACAAACGctcaaaccaataacaataCTGGAGAGGTCAACAAAAACAATGCGAAAAGACGGAGAGAGATCTCTGATGCAATCAACAAAGCTTCAATTAAAAGAGCTAAGAAGGCTTAA
- the LOC104781890 gene encoding uncharacterized protein LOC104781890 yields MSPPALIVLEDSLAHKWSNDEWQGFNVYSGDQNPNPNINFLVKKAAQQNQMTVSRPSVNEESFRMVLPLAMSPPRDSTVPLPVLPQPMMKPRKKLSHQESMLSIRKSRYPEKNFYQEEEEFKCNAFCLSLPGFGKKPVRSPKSEDSMKKKMIKPSSFSDSTAVSLSASLEKFECGSWASATALARENGRLYFDLPVEMIRCGGGDVQEPVSSGFFFDKETGSLALRSVLKKSSSLSGRQLGGSAETSPQRRVRFSTINSDSCPASPRSCITPRLLKARDDFNTFLAAQNA; encoded by the coding sequence ATGTCTCCTCCAGCATTGATCGTGTTAGAAGATAGTTTAGCCCACAAATGGAGCAACGACGAGTGGCAGGGTTTCAACGTTTATTCAGGAGatcaaaaccctaaccctaacatTAACTTCTTGGTAAAGAAGGCGGCTCAGCAGAATCAGATGACGGTCTCCCGCCCATCGGTGAACGAAGAAAGCTTCAGAATGGTCTTACCTCTGGCGATGTCTCCGCCAAGAGACAGCACCGTGCCGCTTCCTGTTCTTCCCCAGCCTATGATGAAACCACGGAAGAAGCTTAGCCACCAAGAATCCATGCTTTCCATAAGAAAATCTAGGTATCCTGAGAAAAACTtctaccaagaagaagaagaattcaagtGCAATGCCTTCTGTTTATCCCTCCCTGGGTTTGGGAAAAAGCCTGTGAGATCACCAAAAAGCGAGGattcaatgaagaagaaaatgatcaaACCGTCATCATTCTCAGATTCCACTGCAGTCTCCCTAAGCGCTTCCCTCGAGAAATTCGAGTGTGGCTCATGGGCTTCTGCGACAGCTCTAGCCCGCGAAAACGGTCGATTGTATTTTGATCTGCCGGTGGAGATGATAAGATGTGGCGGTGGAGATGTACAAGAACCTGTGAGTTCGGGTTTCTTCTTTGACAAGGAAACAGGAAGTCTCGCTTTGAGAAGTGTCCTAAAGAAGAGCAGTTCTCTGTCTGGAAGACAGCTAGGGGGTTCTGCAGAGACATCACCACAACGCCGTGTCAGATTCTCGACCATAAATTCGGATTCTTGCCCGGCTTCGCCACGATCTTGTATAACCCCAAGACTGTTGAAAGCTAGAGATGACTTCAATACGTTCTTAGCGGCACAGAACGCGtga
- the LOC104781891 gene encoding uncharacterized protein LOC104781891 encodes MASLRTSFGCVLRDRNQRQDDVVFKKNLKALVKTAPPEISDEGSQNRVDSLIGNKRKKNNNCRLGSPEKPRSRKGNNFLDSPGGASSLVQIWEARLNRSNGRSTESTSSEASVQEIHIPDPPIDGESESENESKSPGQTLEIESGTPNSTVSDSGESKWGRVGEMVRRLSNEQKLTPRDNVGAVDTPRTTEQRSCLVVTCSPRIRGRQALSDLLVHMVRERHRELESLLGRNAVSRFPQRGRLQSMLRLRSLKRGLAIQDRHRGSTKGDLNRVQPCSKILHLREKIRENAANAASEAKQMKGQQQSVVETERLRSREISVIQDTPSIKRSSPQNRNTEEAILRKNETESKMSYLQLKEAIVAEVLKRNSDNTSPMITSVTHQEPRILGNEVTDKVENGKRGTQEETPFLERQETSFQNRWEEQEEYEDEQSYYGDMSNDWFTEISRPRTYWEDLRKSRYLEVMNTRSDKDDICRLLERGTVSGFLQSGLREKIDKLIMSRVQTQPAQRIEEGGKEEEKGEDRDDLSQSSSQIFAPSPAGSWSSQDIGVTPTPMHTYAQSSAPSTPMHNLHSNEMEIISELRSSILQLQQEMSELRDSVKTCLDVNAGLQKSVHRDQNPLKRKCCVCNDTQIETLLYRCGHMCTCMRCANELKYNGGKCPICCAKILDVVRVFIDSRT; translated from the exons ATGGCCTCGTTACGAACTAGCTTCGGATGTGTCCTGAGAGATCGCAACCAACGGCAGGACGACGTCGTTTTCAAGAAGAATCTGAAAGCTCTAGTGAAAACTGCTCCTCCGGAGATCTCCGACGAGGGTTCCCAGAACAGAGTCGATTCTTTGATCGGGAACAAGCGGAAAAAGAACAACAACTGTCGTCTTGGATCGCCGGAGAAACCACGTTCGAGGAAAGGGAACAACTTTTTGGACAGTCCTGGAGGTGCTTCTTCTCTTGTGCAGATATGGGAGGCGAGGCTGAACCGATCAAACGGTCGATCAACAGAGAGCACCAGCTCAGAAGCGAGCGTTCAAGAAATCCACATTCCGGATCCACCCATCGACGGCGAGTCTGAGTCGGAGAACGAGTCGAAGAGTCCTGGTCAGACGTTGGAGATTGAATCTGGGACTCCTAATAGTACGGTTTCTGATTCCGGTGAGAGCAAATGGGGCCGTGTCGGTGAAATGGTACGGAGATTGAGTAACGAACAGAAGCTAACTCCCCGAGATAATGTCGGTGCCGTCGACACGCCGAGGACGACGGAGCAAAGGAGTTGTCTGGTGGTTACTTGTTCGCCACGAATCCGAGGACGGCAAGCGTTGTCAGACTTGCTTGTGCATATGGTACGAGAACGCCACCGCGAATTGGAATCGCTTCTTGGACGCAACGCGGTTTCTAGGTTTCCTCAGCGCGGTCGCCTCCAG TCAATGTTGCGGCTAAGGAGTCTCAAACGCGGTCTAGCGATTCAAGATCGTCATCGTGGAAGCACGAAAGGCGATTTGAATCGAGTCCAACCTTGTTCTAAAATTCTTCATCTAAG AGAAAAAATCAGGGAAAATGCAGCAAACGCCGCCTCTGAAGCCAAACAAATGAAGGGTCAACAACAATCCGTCgtagaaacagagagattgcGGTCAAGAGAAATCAGTGTTATCCAAGATACTCCTTCCATAAAGCGTTCAAGCCCTCAAAACCGCAACACAGAGGAAGCAATCTTACGCAAGAACGAAACTGAATCAAAGATGAGTTACCTTCAGCTGAAAGAAGCCATCGTAGCAGaagttttgaaaagaaattctGATAACACTAGCCCTATGATCACAAGCGTAACTCATCAAGAACCGAGGATACTAGGCAACGAAGTAACAGACAAGGTTGAAAACGGTAAGCGTGGAACTCAAGAAGAGACACCGTTCCTTGAGAGACAAGAAACCTCGTTCCAAAACAGATGGGAAGAGCAAGAAGAGTATGAGGATGAGCAGTCTTATTACGGAGACATGAGCAATGACTGGTTTACAGAAATATCTCGGCCTCGGACTTATTGGGAAGATCTGAGGAAATCTCGGTATCTGGAAGTGATGAACACTAGATCTGACAAAGACGATATATGTAGACTTCTCGAGAG AGGAACTGTCTCGGGTTTCCTCCAGAGCGGATTACGAGAGAAGATCGATAAGCTCATAATGTCCCGTGTTCAGACACAACCAGCTCAGCGGATTGAAGAAGgtggtaaagaagaagagaaaggtgaAGACAGAGATGACTTGAGCCAATCATCATCGCAGATATTTGCACCGTCTCCGGCAGGATCATGGAGTTCTCAGGACATAGGAGTTACTCCAACACCTATGCACACCTATGCACAATCTTCAGCACCTTCAACACCTATGCACAATCTTCACTCCAAT GAGATGGAGATTATAAGCGAATTGAGATCAAGCATTTTACAGCTCCAACAAGAAATGTCTGAGCTACGAGACTCTGTCAAAACGTGTTTAGACGTAAACGCCGGACTTCAAAAGTCAGTTCACCGTGATCAAAATCCCCTGAAACGCAAATGCTGCGTTTGTAACGACACCCAAATTGAAACACTTCTATACAG ATGCGGGCACATGTGTACATGCATGAGATGCGCAAACGAACTAAAATATAATGGCGGGAAATGCCCGATTTGTTGTGCCAAGATTCTAGACGTCGTTCGCGTTTTCATCGATTCAAGAACCTGA
- the LOC109132587 gene encoding CLAVATA3/ESR (CLE)-related protein 42-like translates to MRSPHIIILLALFFFLSLILQTHQRNIDDQTQQIGSNVGDVNYVAVTSPEGRKKERFRVRGPMKTWRKEKMFDAREHGVPSGPNPISNR, encoded by the coding sequence ATGAGATCTCCTCACATCATCATTTTacttgctctcttcttcttcctttctctaaTCCTCCAAACCCATCAAAGAAACATTGATGATCAAACTCAACAGATTGGCTCCAACGTTGGCGACGTCAATTATGTGGCGGTGACTTCGCCGGAAGGAAGGAAAAAAGAGAGGTTTAGAGTTCGGGGACCGATGAAGACATGGCGGAAGGAGAAGATGTTCGATGCCCGTGAACATGGAGTCCCAAGTGGTCCAAATCCCATCTCCAATaggtag
- the LOC104781892 gene encoding LRR receptor-like serine/threonine-protein kinase GSO1, whose product MDLKLKLRPRFFLFSLVLILLLKVPDFVSAAKPKCISTERQALLTFRASLTDTSGRLKSWSGPDCCNWSGVVCDVRTSHVVKIDLRNPVQDVRSDEYERSSLRGKLHQSLTSLKFLSYLDLSSNDFGGLEIPEFLGQIVSLRYLNLSSSSFSGEIPANLGNLSKLESLDLYASSLRASNLRWLSGLSSSLKYLNMANVNLSGAGETWLEDFSKVTGLKELRLSDSEIKNLPLSLSSSANLKHLEVLDLSGNSLNSPIPNWLFGLTNLRELSLRWCFLEGSIPTGFKNLKLLETLDLSNNLALQGEIPSVLGDLPRLKFLDLSANELNGQLNGFLDALSRNKGNSLVFLDLSSNKLAGTLPESLGALRNLQTLDLSSNTFTGSVPSSIGNMASLKKLDLSYNTMNGSIAESFGKLAELVDLNLMANTWEGVLQKSHFVNLRSLKTIRLTTEPYRSLIFKVPSTWIPPFKLELIQIENCQIGPSFPMWLQVQTKLNYVVLRNTGIEDTIPGSWFSGISSEVTYLILANNRIKGRLPQKLAFPKLNTIDLSSNSFEGPFPLWSSNATELRLNENNFSGSLPQNINVLMPGIQKIYLFHNSFTGNIPSSLCDISGLQILSLRKNHFSGSLPNCWHQFMLWGIDASENNLSGQIPESLGLLPSLSVLLLNQNALEGKIPESLQNCSGLTNIDLGGNKLTGKLPSWLGKLSSLFMLRLQSNSFTGQIPDDLCSAPNLRILDLSGNKISGPIPKCISNLTAIARGTNNEVFQNLVFIVTRAREYQDIVNSINLSGNNISGEIPREILGLSYLRILNLSRNSMAGSIPEKISELSRLETLDLSRNKLSGAIPQSLVAISSLQSLNLSYNKLEGSIPKLVKFQDPSIYIGNELLCGKPLPKKCPKDIK is encoded by the exons ATGGATCTCAAACTTAAGCTCAGGCCTagattctttctcttctctctggtTCTCATTTTACTTCTAAAAGTCCCTGATTTCGTATCTGCAGCTAAGCCTAAATGCATATCCACCGAGCGACAAGCTCTTCTCACCTTCAGAGCATCACTCACTGATACTTCGGGTCGACTCAAATCTTGGTCCGGACCTGATTGTTGCAACTGGTCCGGAGTTGTCTGCGACGTCCGGACTAGCCACGTCGTCAAGATTGATCTCAGAAACCCGGTTCAAGACGTTCGCTCCGATGAGTATGAAAGAAGTTCCTTGCGAGGGAAGTTACATCAGTCTTTGACCAGTCTCAAGTTCTTGAGCTACCTGGACTTGAGTTCAAACGATTTCGGTGGACTGGAGATTCCAGAATTTCTCGGCCAAATCGTTAGCCTAAGGTACCTGAATCTTTCTTCCTCCTCGTTTTCCGGGGAAATTCCTGCCAATCTTGGGAATTTGTCGAAGCTGGAGTCTCTTGATCTGTACGCTAGTTCTTTGCGTGCAAGCAACCTCCGGTGGCTTTCTGGTCTGTCTTCTTCTCTGAAGTACCTCAACATGGCAAATGTGAATCTGAGCGGTGCCGGTGAAACCTGGTTAGAGGATTTCAGCAAAGTCACGGGTCTTAAGGAGTTGCGTTTGTCCGATAGTGAGATCAAGAACTTGCCTCTCTCTTTGTCTTCCTCTGCGAATCTAAAGCACCTTGAAGTTCTTGATTTGTCTGGAAACTCTCTCAATTCGCCAATACCGAACTGGCTATTTGGTCTCACCAACCTCAGAGAGCTATCCCTCAGATGGTGTTTTCTGGAAGGTTCCATTCCTACCGGGTTCAAGAACTTGAAGCTTCTAGAGACACTTGATCTGTCGAATAATCTGGCACTCCAGGGCGAGATTCCATCTGTTCTCGGAGACCTTCCTCGACTGAAGTTTCTTGACCTTTCTGCAAACGAACTCAATGGTCAACTCAATGGTTTCTTAGACGCCTTGTCCAGAAACAAAGGCAACAGCTTGGTCTTTCTCGATCTCAGTTCCAACAAGTTAGCTGGGACATTGCCCGAGTCGCTTGGAGCGTTGAG GAATCTGCAGACTCTGGATCTTTCATCGAATACCTTCACGGGTTCGGTCCCTTCCTCTATAGGAAACATGGCGTCACTGAAGAAACTTGATCTCTCTTACAATACCATGAACGGGTCAATAGCAGAAAGCTTCGGGAAGCTTGCGGAGCTTGTGGATCTGAACTTGATGGCGAATACATGGGAAGGCGTTCTGCAAAAGTCTCATTTCGTGAATCTCAGAAGCTTGAAAACCATTCGTCTCACAACTGAACCATACAGATCTCTTATCTTCAAGGTACCATCTACTTGGATTCCTCCTTTCAAACTAGAGTTAATCCAAATCGAGAACTGCCAGATCGGTCCTTCGTTTCCAATGTGGCTTCAAGTACAGACCAAGCTCAACTATGTCGTACTCAGAAACACTGGTATTGAAGATACAATACCCGGTAGCTGGTTTTCAGGAATCTCTTCTGAAGTAACTTACCTGATTCTAGCAAACAACAGAATCAAAGGTAGATTACCTCAAAAGCTTGCGTTCCCAAAGTTAAACACCATCGACTTGAGCTCCAACAGCTTTGAAGGCCCTTTTCCTCTCTGGTCATCAAACGCAACGGAGCTGCGTCTTAACGAGAACAACTTCTCGGGTTCTCTTCCTCAGAACATTAACGTTTTGATGCCAGGGATTCAAAAGATCTACCTCTTTCATAACAGCTTCACCGGCAACATCCCATCATCTCTATGTGATATCTCCGGGCTGCAAATTCTATCTCTCAGGAAGAACCATTTCTCTGGTAGTTTGCCAAACTGTTGGCACCAGTTCATGCTTTGGGGAATTGATGCGTCTGAGAATAACTTATCAGGCCAAATACCAGAGTCTTTAGGTCTGTTACCTTCTCTCAGCGTCTTGCTTCTGAACCAAAATGCGTTGGAAGGTAAAATCCCAGAGAGTCTTCAGAACTGCTCTGGCCTTACGAACATCGATCTTGGAGGAAATAAGCTGACTGGGAAGCTTCCTTCATGGTTAGGAAAGTTGTCTTCTCTGTTCATGCTTCGTCTGCAAAGTAACTCCTTCACTGGTCAAATCCCAGATGATCTCTGCAGCGCTCCTAATCTACGCATCCTGGATCTCTCCGGAAACAAAATCTCGGGACCAATTCCAAAATGCATCAGCAATCTCACAGCCATTGCTCGAGGTACAAACAATGAGGTGTTCCAGAATCTAGTCTTTATTGTGACGAGAGCTCGTGAATACCAAGACATAGTCAATAGCATAAACCTCTCAGGAAACAACATAAGCGGAGAGATCCCAAGAGAAATCTTGGGCCTCTCGTATCTTCGAATCTTGAATTTATCAAGAAACTCCATGGCAGGAAGCATACCAGAGAAAATTTCAGAATTGAGTCGCTTGGAGACGCTTGATCTATCAAGAAACAAGCTTTCTGGAGCCATTCCTCAGAGCTTGGTAGCAATATCTTCTCTGCAAAGTCTGAATCTTTCGTACAATAAACTGGAGGGGAGCATACCTAAGCTTGTCAAGTTTCAAGATCCGTCCATTTACATTGGAAATGAGTTACTCTGTGGGAAACCACTTCCTAAAAAATGTCCAAAAGACATTAAATAG